The proteins below come from a single Mucilaginibacter mali genomic window:
- a CDS encoding penicillin-binding protein 1A, giving the protein MFKRISNKYLRYLAIFIYFVIIFVCAIELNFLWLFGYEPDMHDIKNPTISVASEVYTADGKLIGKYYHENRSPIEYKDLSPALINALVATEDVRFYKHGGVDFYSFSTGMLATAKGDKRGGSTITQQLAKNLFATRKRKSQGVMRHIPVIKTLVYKIKEWLTAYKIEHVYNKQQILTMYFNTVPFGNNSFGIKTAAVKYFNKQPAQLNPAEAATLIGMLKATSTYNPITNPERSLQRRNTVLGQMQKYGYLKPEEYAANSKLPLNLDLSYVDDESTGDSYLRQAVEKWLKKWCKDNDYDLYEDGLKIYTTIDSRMQQYAEDAVAEKMKMLQKRFYNIWGNKNPWRDSKGVEIKDFLLKAEQRLPVYAVLTKKYKGDTVQINKYFNTQKKMRVFTWHGERDTTMSSVDSIKYYTKLLNTGMMTMEPSTGKIKVWVGGIDYKYFKYDHVNQAKRQAGSTFKPFAYLTALDNGYSPCDKFTDKPVSINYTYEGKQETWAPNNADFKFSGMEMSLRWAMGKSVNSITAQLTEKVGWDKVVDYAHRVGIESPLKAIPSVSLGSNDVSVYEMVRAYSTFLNKGQKVDPILVSKIVDRDGKTVAEFTLKQEQVISPETAWLMLYMFRGGMEEPGGTSQALWEYDGLWRSPLWKTENQIGGKTGTSSDYVDGWYMGITKDLVTGVWVGDDDRSVHFNSSESGEGSHTALPIFGSFMQRVYADKSLGYGFGLFPKPWVKISKDYNCPSPRMPKDSGEVDSSWVPVDTSAVLPPAVSTEGEKNETKPPR; this is encoded by the coding sequence ATGTTCAAACGCATCAGCAACAAGTACCTGCGGTACCTGGCCATATTTATATACTTCGTTATCATTTTTGTTTGCGCTATCGAGCTTAATTTCCTGTGGCTGTTTGGCTACGAGCCGGATATGCACGATATTAAAAATCCCACGATTTCGGTGGCCAGCGAGGTTTATACGGCTGATGGCAAGCTGATTGGTAAATACTACCACGAAAACCGCTCGCCTATTGAATATAAGGACCTTTCGCCGGCGCTGATCAACGCGCTGGTGGCTACCGAGGATGTGCGCTTTTACAAACATGGCGGGGTTGACTTTTACTCGTTCAGTACCGGGATGCTTGCTACGGCCAAAGGCGATAAGCGCGGCGGTAGTACCATCACGCAGCAGTTGGCCAAAAATCTGTTCGCCACCCGTAAGCGTAAATCGCAAGGGGTAATGAGGCATATCCCTGTTATCAAGACTTTGGTGTATAAGATAAAGGAATGGCTGACGGCGTACAAAATTGAGCATGTGTATAATAAGCAGCAGATACTCACTATGTATTTCAATACCGTTCCGTTTGGAAATAACTCGTTCGGGATAAAAACGGCTGCTGTTAAATACTTTAATAAGCAACCTGCCCAATTGAACCCAGCGGAGGCGGCCACACTGATCGGAATGCTGAAGGCGACATCAACCTATAACCCGATCACTAATCCCGAGCGTTCTCTGCAACGCCGTAATACAGTACTTGGCCAAATGCAAAAATACGGCTACCTGAAGCCGGAAGAGTATGCCGCCAATAGTAAGCTGCCGCTTAACTTGGATCTGAGTTATGTGGACGATGAATCAACAGGCGACAGTTACCTACGCCAGGCGGTTGAAAAATGGCTGAAGAAATGGTGCAAGGATAACGACTATGACCTGTACGAGGATGGCCTGAAGATCTACACCACTATTGATAGCCGCATGCAGCAGTATGCCGAAGACGCGGTGGCCGAAAAAATGAAGATGTTGCAAAAGCGCTTCTACAATATTTGGGGCAATAAAAACCCATGGCGCGATAGCAAAGGGGTGGAAATAAAAGACTTTTTACTAAAGGCCGAGCAACGTTTGCCGGTGTATGCCGTACTTACTAAAAAGTACAAGGGAGATACTGTGCAGATAAACAAGTATTTCAACACGCAAAAGAAGATGCGGGTATTTACCTGGCATGGCGAACGCGATACCACCATGAGCAGCGTCGACTCCATAAAATATTATACCAAACTGCTGAACACAGGCATGATGACCATGGAGCCATCTACCGGGAAAATTAAAGTTTGGGTAGGCGGTATCGACTATAAATACTTTAAATACGATCACGTTAACCAGGCTAAGCGCCAGGCGGGTTCTACCTTTAAACCCTTCGCTTATTTAACAGCTTTGGATAATGGTTACAGTCCGTGCGATAAGTTTACCGATAAGCCGGTATCTATCAACTATACCTACGAAGGTAAACAGGAAACCTGGGCGCCTAACAATGCCGACTTTAAATTCAGCGGGATGGAAATGTCGTTGCGTTGGGCCATGGGTAAATCGGTTAACAGCATCACCGCTCAGCTGACTGAAAAGGTGGGTTGGGATAAAGTGGTCGACTACGCTCACCGCGTAGGTATCGAAAGTCCGCTGAAAGCTATCCCGTCGGTATCGCTGGGATCGAACGATGTATCGGTATATGAGATGGTGCGTGCTTACAGCACATTCCTGAATAAGGGCCAAAAGGTTGACCCCATACTGGTAAGCAAAATAGTTGATCGCGATGGCAAAACCGTTGCTGAGTTTACTTTAAAACAAGAGCAGGTGATCAGCCCGGAAACTGCCTGGCTGATGCTGTATATGTTCCGTGGCGGTATGGAAGAACCGGGCGGCACATCGCAAGCGCTGTGGGAATACGATGGCCTTTGGAGAAGCCCTCTCTGGAAAACGGAGAACCAGATAGGCGGTAAAACAGGTACATCAAGCGATTATGTTGATGGCTGGTACATGGGTATCACTAAAGACCTGGTGACTGGCGTATGGGTTGGCGACGATGACCGGAGCGTACACTTTAACAGTAGTGAAAGCGGTGAAGGCTCGCATACGGCCCTGCCTATTTTTGGGAGCTTTATGCAACGTGTTTACGCGGATAAAAGCCTGGGGTACGGTTTTGGGCTGTTCCCTAAACCGTGGGTGAAGATAAGCAAGGATTATAACTGCCCATCGCCACGGATGCCTAAGGATAGCGGCGAGGTGGACAGTAGCTGGGTGCCGGTAGATACATCGGCTGTATTGCCGCCGGCAGTATCGACAGAAGGAGAGAAGAACGAGACGAAGCCGCCGAGGTAG
- a CDS encoding outer membrane beta-barrel protein — protein sequence MSEDLKYATLWQNKRDGLSVDGDPGADWQGMQSLLDEHLPNPAQTGGNAGSTGGGATGSGGAAGFSSGIIKLLAVLAIAIPATVTLYFLVYNANLKDKKQPANTRDSVASAIVKSDSILADKQASNEQLTAYNDSIAQAQQQINTVNIALNTLSGSINKTAAVKDSIAVLKRTLAAANQTLSKLTVVRNAILADRKLVAGNGASGNGGAASADEATAASPGNKSNIPNGLSSIGNSVANTNRQSSNKKKAANTSEGNTRLVPGGGGNSKTGHLINTLPGTSTNGRRNRPENSLSGNGDNKGGHAGKGASTNDNMPGNKPGGLTGSNSINSTANNTNDPLMAINGYHPDADVFGIMAASGNYPFINKLRPGDMRYKLRVYPGPGSSKIDVNKPGKAPKEKKIKTPKSPGDTLSNIDWGLLVGVNTNGSFTGKNQNANIYGSLPVDLYTGLFGTYHFNNNWGLNAQLWLYNPQNISGGYSHANGSKVDSGKVIQVSDSRKAYFVTIPVHALYQITDNLSVKFGPVINLPVKQINGSTSLTPSTISKDSSYYKKTITQINATKYQQQLNFGLSGGLQFNTGRLSIEATYLKNLGGYKVSSDYGTYTAGPGVLQFTVGFRLNKGR from the coding sequence ATGAGCGAAGATTTAAAATACGCGACCCTTTGGCAAAATAAACGCGACGGATTGTCTGTTGATGGCGATCCGGGCGCGGACTGGCAAGGCATGCAAAGCCTTTTAGATGAACACCTGCCAAACCCGGCGCAAACCGGCGGGAACGCTGGCAGCACAGGTGGAGGTGCCACTGGCAGTGGCGGAGCAGCTGGCTTTAGTAGCGGCATCATTAAACTGCTGGCTGTATTGGCTATCGCCATACCGGCTACCGTAACCCTGTACTTTTTGGTGTATAACGCTAACCTGAAAGATAAAAAGCAACCGGCAAATACACGCGATAGCGTAGCGTCCGCCATCGTAAAGAGTGATAGTATATTGGCCGATAAGCAGGCCAGCAACGAACAGTTGACGGCTTATAACGATAGCATTGCGCAGGCGCAGCAACAAATTAATACAGTTAATATCGCTTTAAACACTTTATCGGGTAGCATTAACAAAACCGCGGCTGTTAAAGATAGCATAGCCGTGCTTAAGCGTACCCTTGCAGCAGCAAATCAAACCTTAAGTAAGCTAACAGTCGTTAGGAATGCGATATTGGCGGATCGTAAACTTGTAGCCGGTAACGGTGCTTCGGGGAATGGTGGGGCAGCATCCGCAGATGAAGCTACAGCCGCTTCGCCCGGCAATAAAAGCAATATACCGAACGGTCTATCGAGTATAGGCAATAGTGTTGCAAACACTAACAGGCAATCATCAAATAAGAAAAAAGCCGCGAATACATCAGAGGGAAACACCCGTTTAGTACCGGGTGGCGGTGGTAACAGCAAAACGGGACACCTAATCAATACCTTACCTGGTACAAGTACTAATGGCCGGCGAAACAGGCCTGAAAACTCCTTATCCGGTAACGGAGATAATAAAGGAGGCCACGCCGGAAAGGGCGCATCTACTAATGACAATATGCCGGGTAACAAACCCGGCGGCCTGACAGGCAGTAATTCCATTAATTCGACCGCTAATAACACCAACGATCCATTGATGGCCATCAACGGTTATCACCCCGATGCCGACGTATTTGGCATTATGGCCGCGTCCGGTAATTATCCCTTTATCAATAAGCTGCGCCCGGGCGATATGCGTTACAAGCTACGGGTATACCCCGGCCCGGGCAGCAGCAAAATAGATGTAAACAAGCCCGGTAAAGCACCAAAGGAAAAGAAGATAAAGACACCGAAAAGCCCGGGGGATACCCTATCGAACATTGATTGGGGCCTGTTGGTGGGTGTAAACACCAACGGCAGCTTCACCGGGAAAAATCAGAACGCTAATATTTACGGCAGCCTGCCTGTCGATTTATATACCGGCCTGTTCGGTACCTATCACTTCAATAACAATTGGGGGCTTAACGCGCAGCTATGGCTGTATAACCCGCAAAACATCAGCGGCGGCTATAGTCATGCCAACGGCAGCAAGGTAGATTCGGGCAAGGTGATACAGGTTTCCGATAGCCGTAAGGCCTATTTTGTAACCATCCCGGTGCATGCCCTATATCAAATTACCGATAACCTGAGCGTAAAGTTTGGCCCGGTGATCAATCTGCCTGTAAAGCAAATTAACGGCAGCACCAGCCTTACGCCAAGCACCATCAGTAAGGATAGCAGCTATTATAAAAAAACCATCACCCAAATAAACGCCACCAAATACCAGCAGCAACTCAACTTTGGCCTTAGCGGCGGCCTGCAATTCAATACCGGTCGCCTAAGTATCGAGGCTACCTATCTTAAAAATTTAGGCGGATATAAAGTATCGTCTGATTACGGCACGTATACGGCCGGTCCGGGTGTGTTGCAGTTTACGGTTGGGTTTAGGTTAAATAAGGGGAGGTAG
- the lepB gene encoding signal peptidase I: MQLKNIFRKKVTDKQKPKKSKLREWGDAILFAVVASTIIRGLLFSAYAIPSGSMEGTLLTGDYLFVSKINYGPRMPFTPLAIPFTESTVYGIKTYWDGIKLPYMRLPGLSEVKKGDIVVFNKPEEADPQYDRPVDARTNLIKRCQATAGDTLSIMNAQVYVNGKAVPNAPKAQTSYSVTTDGNDINPQALRDMHIEVTQQTSVNQFEMIIPTEQLATFKKFGNIKNVVPVIQVAGEYDPQVFPHNSAFKWNQDNFGPLVMPKRGMAIALNDSTMALYRRAIELYEGNKVTVSGKDVLINGKKATRYTFKMNYYWMMGDNRHNSLDSRFWGYVPEDHVVGKAMITWMSIDSTGTFLDKVRWNRILKAIK; this comes from the coding sequence ATGCAATTAAAAAACATCTTCCGCAAAAAAGTTACCGATAAGCAAAAGCCTAAAAAAAGCAAACTACGCGAGTGGGGCGACGCGATATTATTCGCCGTTGTGGCTTCTACCATTATCAGGGGGCTATTGTTCTCGGCTTATGCTATCCCGTCAGGATCGATGGAGGGAACTTTGCTAACGGGGGATTATTTGTTTGTGAGCAAGATCAACTATGGTCCGCGCATGCCGTTCACACCGCTGGCCATCCCGTTTACCGAATCGACCGTTTATGGGATTAAAACCTACTGGGATGGCATTAAATTGCCATATATGCGTTTGCCCGGTCTGTCGGAAGTAAAGAAGGGGGATATTGTGGTATTTAATAAACCTGAAGAAGCTGATCCACAATACGACCGCCCGGTTGATGCCCGTACCAACCTGATCAAGCGTTGCCAGGCCACGGCAGGGGATACCTTAAGTATTATGAACGCTCAGGTATATGTAAACGGTAAGGCTGTACCGAACGCGCCGAAAGCACAAACATCATACAGTGTAACTACTGATGGGAATGATATTAACCCGCAGGCACTGCGTGATATGCATATCGAGGTTACGCAGCAAACATCAGTCAATCAATTTGAAATGATTATCCCGACCGAGCAATTGGCGACGTTTAAAAAGTTTGGCAATATTAAAAATGTGGTGCCGGTGATACAAGTGGCTGGTGAATATGATCCGCAGGTGTTCCCGCATAATAGCGCCTTTAAATGGAACCAGGATAATTTTGGCCCGCTGGTGATGCCAAAGCGGGGAATGGCCATTGCGCTGAATGATTCGACCATGGCGCTTTACCGTCGTGCTATTGAACTATATGAAGGCAACAAGGTGACTGTTAGCGGCAAAGACGTTTTGATTAACGGGAAAAAAGCCACGCGATATACCTTTAAAATGAACTACTATTGGATGATGGGCGACAACCGCCACAACTCGCTGGATAGCCGTTTTTGGGGCTACGTGCCCGAAGACCATGTGGTGGGCAAGGCTATGATCACCTGGATGAGTATCGATTCGACCGGTACTTTTTTGGACAAGGTGCGATGGAACAGGATCTTGAAAGCGATAAAGTAA
- a CDS encoding family 43 glycosylhydrolase, whose protein sequence is MKMISTTLMKRCACLCLFACLFLGTGAVAQLRNIKNDTFWNTVDGRPIYSQGGGIFQFADPLTHAKKYYWYGVHYKQAETYRADPSVTLNGNIFESVTCYSSTDMVSWKLEGDVLLPEVTNVNGRRTWVGRLGVAYVKELNKYALFVQHGGKVLITVADKPTGPFSWHQEISMEQRIGTTNTGDQTVFTDEDTGKSYLVYSYGKGRNKIYVSEIGVKDGKVDLLDCTQVFKGESREGNCMFKYKGRYYMCASNIYGWDASFAYYLVADDIRGPYIPTDDMQVMNGCADDYAHVTQTGFFYTIRGSKQETVIYCGDRWADFAGNGLGYNQWVPLSFDGRVPYFNSLGSWGLDAKTGLWQVAPDNNYVRNGSFEADRKNIPSPVKPVQEQLTGWLTNVLAGNKIAIGSADSIVLNHVNSVDDRKIVIGEKSLNMTDKVPFKRKVSQVIASSPYVALADGLYTLTAKVKNSAGFATLDMYAESKGKAMKYSIKGENAAWQTITLAHIPVKGGKVEVGFFADGAAKAFCWVDDVGLVRE, encoded by the coding sequence ATGAAAATGATTTCGACCACCCTGATGAAACGATGTGCCTGTTTATGCCTGTTTGCCTGCCTGTTTTTAGGCACCGGTGCTGTGGCTCAGCTGCGCAATATTAAAAACGATACCTTTTGGAACACGGTAGACGGGCGACCTATTTATAGCCAGGGCGGCGGCATCTTCCAGTTTGCCGACCCGCTGACGCACGCCAAAAAGTATTACTGGTACGGCGTACACTACAAACAGGCCGAAACCTACCGTGCCGACCCATCGGTTACGCTGAACGGCAATATCTTCGAGTCGGTTACCTGCTATAGCTCTACCGATATGGTGAGCTGGAAGCTGGAGGGCGATGTGTTACTGCCGGAAGTAACCAATGTTAACGGCAGGCGCACCTGGGTGGGGCGTTTGGGCGTGGCTTATGTTAAGGAGCTGAACAAGTATGCCCTGTTTGTGCAGCATGGCGGCAAGGTACTGATTACCGTTGCCGATAAGCCAACCGGCCCCTTCAGCTGGCACCAGGAGATCAGTATGGAGCAGCGGATTGGCACCACCAATACCGGCGACCAAACGGTGTTTACGGACGAGGATACGGGGAAATCGTACCTGGTGTATTCGTACGGAAAGGGGCGCAATAAGATCTATGTATCCGAAATTGGTGTTAAGGATGGCAAGGTTGATCTGCTGGATTGCACGCAGGTTTTTAAGGGTGAAAGCCGCGAGGGAAACTGCATGTTTAAGTACAAGGGCCGCTACTACATGTGCGCATCAAACATTTACGGCTGGGATGCCTCCTTTGCTTATTATTTGGTGGCCGACGACATCCGCGGGCCATATATCCCAACCGACGATATGCAGGTGATGAACGGCTGTGCCGACGATTACGCCCACGTTACGCAAACGGGCTTCTTTTACACCATCAGGGGCAGCAAGCAGGAAACGGTGATTTACTGCGGCGACCGCTGGGCCGATTTTGCCGGAAACGGACTGGGCTATAACCAATGGGTGCCACTGTCGTTTGATGGCAGGGTGCCTTATTTCAACTCGCTTGGCTCGTGGGGGTTGGATGCCAAAACGGGCCTGTGGCAGGTTGCGCCCGATAATAATTATGTACGGAACGGCAGCTTCGAAGCCGACCGCAAGAATATCCCCAGCCCGGTGAAGCCCGTGCAGGAACAACTAACCGGCTGGCTGACTAACGTTTTAGCCGGCAACAAGATAGCCATCGGCAGCGCCGATTCGATTGTTTTAAACCACGTAAACAGTGTGGACGACCGCAAGATCGTCATCGGCGAGAAGAGCCTGAATATGACGGATAAGGTGCCGTTCAAACGCAAGGTATCGCAGGTGATCGCTTCGTCGCCCTATGTGGCTTTAGCCGATGGGCTTTATACGTTGACTGCTAAGGTGAAGAACAGCGCCGGTTTCGCCACGCTGGATATGTATGCAGAAAGCAAGGGCAAGGCCATGAAGTACAGCATTAAGGGCGAGAACGCTGCATGGCAAACCATTACGCTGGCGCACATCCCGGTTAAGGGCGGCAAGGTAGAGGTTGGCTTTTTTGCTGATGGCGCGGCGAAGGCTTTTTGCTGGGTGGATGATGTGGGGCTGGTGAGGGAGTAG
- a CDS encoding RNA polymerase sigma factor: MNIAKKEADKLVKGCMDNDRAAQEALYRLFYADMLRVCYSYLPDKERAKEAFNSGFLKVFKTIGNFDNEKGELGGWIRKIMIYTAIDLYRKELKFNTTAADPPDDGPEQFISPGVLDKLYFDDILQQLRKLPPATQTVFSLAVLDGFTHKEIGEQLNISEGTSRWHLAEAKRQLRQLLEPATQANTNNEERRGKAL; the protein is encoded by the coding sequence ATGAATATCGCCAAAAAGGAAGCAGATAAGCTGGTAAAAGGATGTATGGATAACGACAGGGCAGCGCAGGAGGCGCTGTACCGGCTTTTTTATGCCGATATGTTGCGCGTGTGCTACAGCTACCTGCCCGATAAAGAACGGGCTAAGGAAGCGTTTAACAGCGGCTTTTTAAAGGTGTTTAAAACCATTGGTAATTTCGATAACGAAAAGGGTGAACTGGGGGGATGGATCCGCAAAATAATGATCTACACGGCGATAGACCTGTATCGCAAGGAACTAAAATTTAATACCACTGCCGCCGACCCGCCCGATGACGGGCCGGAGCAATTTATATCGCCGGGGGTGCTGGATAAGCTCTATTTTGATGATATCCTGCAGCAACTGCGCAAGCTGCCACCTGCCACGCAAACGGTATTTAGCCTGGCGGTGCTGGATGGGTTTACACACAAGGAAATTGGCGAGCAACTGAACATTAGCGAGGGTACATCGCGCTGGCATTTGGCCGAAGCCAAGCGGCAATTGCGGCAACTGCTTGAACCCGCGACGCAGGCCAATACCAACAACGAAGAAAGGAGGGGCAAAGCGTTATGA